The uncultured Paludibaculum sp. sequence GCCCACGCTGTCTTCGGCTCCATTGGACCCTTGTCCGAGAGCAAGCCCACAGAGTGGGGTCAGGCCATGACCACCAATATGCTGGGCGCCATGAACGTCTGCCACGTCGTGCTGCCCGCCATGCTGGAACGCCGCGCCGGCAAGATCATTCTCCTGGTTGGCCCAGGCAGCGAGGGCCCGCGACCCAATTTCAGCGCCTATAGCGCGACACAAGCCGCACTGGTCCGGTTTGCCGAGACACTGGCGGAAGAGGTCCGTGAAAACAACGTGCAGGTGAACTGCATGAATCCCGGGCCCACCTACACCAGCCTCACTGATGAGATCCTCGGCGCCGGCGAGCGCGCGGGCTGGAAAGAGATCAAGGACGCCACCCACATCAGGACCACCGGCGGGACCGCGCCCGACAAGCAGATCCTGCTCGCCCAGTTCCTCGCCTCCGAGCGTTCGAACCACATCAGCGGCAAACTCATC is a genomic window containing:
- a CDS encoding SDR family oxidoreductase, translating into MFQFKEKTVLIVGAGRGIGKRLAIGFANAGARIGLLARSKAELDLANLEIEHAGGISLRLRADVREYEQVAAAVDRMRVQFGPADMVVCAHAVFGSIGPLSESKPTEWGQAMTTNMLGAMNVCHVVLPAMLERRAGKIILLVGPGSEGPRPNFSAYSATQAALVRFAETLAEEVRENNVQVNCMNPGPTYTSLTDEILGAGERAGWKEIKDATHIRTTGGTAPDKQILLAQFLASERSNHISGKLISIHDDWRKLENANAHTEMYTLRRLQRV